The following are encoded together in the Deltaproteobacteria bacterium genome:
- the ptsP gene encoding phosphoenolpyruvate--protein phosphotransferase yields MASGPDTTILDGVAASPGIAIGRARVLERETLAIPERRLAEHERAAEVERLLRAAAHAQGRLASIQRAAAGIELVDAVFRSQLLMLEDRQFLDDVARGIREGGVNAELALRRQGDRLLGLFDAMHDPYLRERREDVEFAVRQLLLSLLGREPAGVGRLCEPTVLVAEDLSAAEIVELDRRHVVGFATGGGGHASHAAILARSLGLPGVVGLGDATGAIGEGDRLVVDGRSGRVLVRPPEAAVRAYLERARAERQRACALLRGADLPAETRDGRPVALRANLESVDELAGLRRHGAEGVGLFRTEFLFLNRSDAPGEAEQERHYRTLLAGTAPHPATIRTVDLGGDKLPGAGARRSEANPALGLRGVRLAQGHAGLYDVQLRALLRASPAGRLRILLPLVSGVEEVVAIRERLADLRSGLEAEGRAVAAVELGVVVETPAAAALVDLLASEVQFFSIGTNDLTQYTLAVDRANEAVAYLYDAGHPAVLRAIRRAVEVAHAAGRPMGVCGEMAGAALYTLVLVGLGVDELSMNAASIPLVKRILRGTGWPEAEALAGEVLGLRTAAEVADRLRKEMRRRFPDELEAV; encoded by the coding sequence ATGGCGTCCGGGCCGGACACGACGATCCTCGACGGCGTCGCGGCGTCCCCCGGAATCGCGATCGGCCGGGCACGGGTCCTCGAGCGCGAGACGCTGGCGATCCCGGAGCGGCGCCTGGCGGAGCACGAGCGGGCGGCCGAGGTCGAGCGGCTGCTGCGCGCCGCCGCCCACGCGCAGGGGAGGCTCGCCTCGATCCAGCGTGCGGCGGCGGGCATCGAGCTGGTCGACGCCGTCTTCCGGAGCCAGCTCCTGATGCTCGAGGACCGCCAGTTCCTCGACGACGTCGCCCGCGGCATCCGGGAGGGCGGGGTCAACGCGGAGCTCGCGCTGCGCCGCCAGGGCGACCGGCTCCTGGGCCTCTTCGACGCGATGCACGACCCCTATCTGCGCGAGCGGCGCGAGGACGTCGAGTTCGCCGTGCGCCAGCTCCTGCTGAGCCTGCTCGGCCGGGAGCCGGCCGGCGTCGGCCGCCTCTGCGAGCCCACCGTGCTGGTCGCCGAGGACCTCTCGGCCGCCGAGATCGTCGAGCTCGACCGCCGCCACGTGGTCGGCTTCGCGACCGGCGGGGGCGGGCACGCCTCGCACGCGGCGATTCTCGCCCGCTCCCTGGGACTGCCCGGCGTGGTGGGCCTCGGCGATGCCACCGGGGCGATCGGGGAGGGCGACCGGCTCGTGGTCGACGGGCGGAGCGGGCGCGTGCTGGTGCGTCCGCCCGAGGCGGCCGTGCGCGCCTACCTGGAGCGCGCGCGCGCCGAGCGCCAGCGCGCCTGCGCCCTGCTGCGGGGCGCCGACCTCCCTGCCGAGACGCGCGACGGCCGGCCGGTGGCGCTGCGGGCGAACCTCGAGAGCGTCGACGAGCTCGCGGGGCTGCGCCGGCACGGTGCGGAGGGCGTCGGTCTCTTCCGCACCGAGTTCCTGTTCCTGAACCGCAGCGACGCTCCCGGCGAGGCCGAGCAGGAGCGTCACTACCGCACCCTCCTGGCAGGCACGGCCCCGCATCCCGCCACGATCCGCACCGTCGACCTGGGCGGCGACAAGCTCCCAGGCGCGGGCGCCCGGCGCAGCGAGGCGAACCCTGCCCTCGGCCTGCGCGGCGTGCGCCTCGCGCAGGGGCACGCGGGCCTCTACGACGTGCAGCTCCGCGCGCTCCTGCGCGCGAGCCCGGCCGGGCGGCTGCGGATCCTGCTCCCGCTGGTGTCGGGAGTCGAGGAGGTCGTCGCGATCCGCGAGCGGCTCGCCGACCTGCGCAGCGGCCTCGAGGCCGAGGGCCGGGCGGTGGCGGCCGTCGAGCTCGGGGTGGTCGTCGAGACGCCCGCCGCCGCCGCCCTCGTCGACCTGCTGGCCTCCGAGGTGCAGTTCTTCTCGATCGGCACCAACGACCTCACCCAGTACACCCTCGCCGTGGACCGGGCCAACGAGGCGGTCGCCTATCTCTACGACGCCGGGCATCCCGCCGTGCTGCGCGCGATCCGCCGCGCGGTCGAGGTCGCCCACGCGGCCGGCCGGCCGATGGGGGTGTGCGGCGAGATGGCGGGCGCCGCGCTCTACACGCTGGTCCTGGTCGGCCTCGGCGTGGACGAGCTCTCGATGAACGCGGCCTCGATCCCGCTCGTGAAGCGGATCCTGCGCGGCACCGGGTGGCCGGAGGCCGAGGCCCTCGCCGGCGAGGTGCTGGGCCTGCGGACGGCCGCCGAGGTGGCCGACCGCCTGCGCAAGGAGATGCGGCGGCGCTTCCCGGACGAGCTCGAGGCGGTTTGA
- the metK gene encoding methionine adenosyltransferase, with protein sequence MPRSLFTSESVSMGHPDKMCDQISDAVLDAILEQAPTSRVACETLAKTGFIVLAGEVTTRARVEYEHLARAVVRDIGYTDSRMGFDADTCGVLVALGQQSPDIAQGVDEGEGLHKEQGAGDQGMMFGYACDETPELMPAPIRLAHRIMEMQRQHFEAGTIGWLRPDAKSQVTVEYGSDGRPGRIDAVVLSTQHDPDVGYDKLRKTLIDEVIRAALPGTLVDDKTVFHVNPTGRFVIGGPMGDAGLTGRKIIVDTYGGMGRHGGGAFSGKDPTKVDRSAAYAARWVAKNLVAGGVASRCEVQLAYAIGVAEPVSIRVDTFGTSRLEAGALERLVRKHFDLTPKGIVDGLRLLRPIYRATSYHGHFGREDQGFPWEETGKAEALARDAG encoded by the coding sequence ATGCCCCGCTCGCTCTTCACCTCCGAGTCGGTCTCGATGGGCCATCCCGACAAGATGTGCGACCAGATCTCGGACGCCGTCCTGGACGCGATCCTGGAGCAGGCCCCCACCTCCCGGGTCGCGTGCGAGACGCTCGCCAAGACCGGCTTCATCGTGCTCGCCGGGGAGGTGACGACCCGCGCCCGGGTCGAGTACGAGCACCTGGCACGCGCGGTCGTGCGCGACATCGGGTACACGGACTCGCGGATGGGCTTCGACGCCGACACCTGCGGCGTGCTGGTCGCCCTCGGCCAGCAGTCGCCCGACATCGCCCAGGGCGTCGACGAGGGCGAGGGCCTGCACAAGGAGCAGGGCGCCGGCGACCAGGGGATGATGTTCGGCTACGCCTGCGACGAGACGCCGGAGCTGATGCCGGCCCCGATCCGGCTCGCACACCGGATCATGGAGATGCAGCGCCAGCACTTCGAGGCCGGCACGATCGGGTGGCTGCGGCCCGACGCGAAGTCCCAGGTGACGGTCGAGTACGGCAGCGACGGCCGGCCCGGCCGGATCGACGCCGTGGTGCTCTCGACCCAGCACGACCCCGACGTCGGCTACGACAAGCTGCGCAAGACCCTGATCGACGAGGTGATCCGCGCGGCGCTCCCCGGCACCCTCGTCGACGACAAGACGGTGTTCCACGTGAACCCGACCGGCCGCTTCGTGATCGGCGGCCCGATGGGCGACGCCGGCCTCACCGGGCGCAAGATCATCGTCGACACCTACGGCGGGATGGGCCGCCACGGCGGGGGCGCCTTCTCGGGCAAGGACCCGACCAAGGTCGACCGCAGCGCCGCGTATGCCGCGCGCTGGGTCGCCAAGAACCTCGTCGCGGGGGGCGTCGCGAGCCGCTGCGAGGTGCAGCTCGCGTATGCGATCGGAGTTGCCGAGCCGGTCTCGATCCGGGTCGACACCTTCGGCACGAGCCGGCTCGAGGCCGGCGCGCTCGAGCGCCTCGTGCGCAAGCACTTCGACCTGACGCCCAAGGGCATCGTCGACGGCCTGCGGCTGCTCCGGCCGATCTACCGGGCCACGTCGTATCACGGCCACTTCGGGCGCGAGGACCAGGGGTTCCCCTGGGAGGAGACCGGAAAGGCCGAGGCGCTGGCGCGCGACGCCGGATGA
- a CDS encoding SpoIID/LytB domain-containing protein: MRPIGAALLLALLAGPARAEDASIRVLLLDGVRSVSVQPEGGRERRVEAGRALRLPGPGPHQVEGRPYRGVVEIAPQPGGRLRVLNELALEAYVAGTLLGEVHESWGEAVLEAQAVAIRTYALHRRAQAGAHGWDVEADTRGQVYLGLAGESEAAWRAVRATRGLVLAWNGELILAAFHATAGGRTASAAEVWGRPLPYLESVAVEGEEVSPDTYWRARVSSDELAAAAAALGADVGRLERIEIAGRTPSGRCASLRLHGSAGGAEVTAADLRRALGERRLRSTLFELRPAPDGVVFVGSGRGHGVGMSQWGARAMAERGAGYRAILGRFYPGARVVPVQAIGAAHAGARGGSS, from the coding sequence ATGAGGCCGATCGGCGCGGCCCTCCTGCTGGCCCTGCTCGCCGGACCGGCGCGGGCCGAGGACGCCTCGATCCGCGTGCTCCTGCTCGACGGGGTGCGCAGCGTGAGCGTGCAGCCCGAGGGCGGGCGCGAGCGGCGGGTCGAGGCGGGCAGGGCCCTCCGGCTCCCCGGCCCGGGCCCGCACCAGGTCGAGGGGCGCCCCTACCGGGGCGTGGTCGAGATCGCCCCGCAGCCGGGCGGCAGGCTGCGCGTCCTGAACGAGCTCGCGCTCGAGGCCTACGTCGCCGGGACCCTGCTCGGCGAGGTGCACGAGAGCTGGGGCGAGGCCGTGCTCGAGGCCCAGGCCGTCGCGATCCGGACCTACGCGCTCCACCGGCGCGCGCAGGCGGGGGCCCACGGATGGGACGTCGAGGCGGACACCCGCGGGCAGGTCTACCTCGGCCTCGCCGGCGAGAGCGAGGCCGCCTGGCGCGCGGTCCGCGCGACGCGCGGCCTGGTCCTGGCCTGGAACGGCGAGCTGATCCTGGCGGCTTTCCACGCCACGGCGGGCGGGCGGACCGCGAGCGCGGCCGAGGTCTGGGGCCGCCCGCTCCCGTACCTCGAGAGCGTGGCGGTCGAGGGCGAGGAGGTCTCGCCGGACACCTACTGGCGCGCGCGGGTCTCGAGCGACGAGCTGGCGGCGGCGGCAGCGGCGCTCGGCGCCGATGTCGGACGGCTCGAACGGATCGAGATCGCCGGACGGACCCCGAGCGGCCGCTGCGCCTCACTGCGGCTCCACGGCTCAGCGGGCGGCGCCGAGGTGACGGCCGCCGACCTGCGCCGGGCGCTCGGCGAGCGCCGCCTGCGCAGCACGCTCTTCGAGCTCCGCCCCGCCCCCGACGGGGTCGTCTTCGTCGGCTCCGGCCGGGGCCACGGGGTCGGGATGAGCCAGTGGGGCGCCCGCGCGATGGCCGAGCGCGGCGCCGGCTATCGCGCCATCCTCGGGCGCTTCTATCCCGGCGCGCGGGTCGTCCCGGTCCAGGCGATCGGGGCCGCCCACGCCGGCGCGAGAGGAGGGTCCTCGTGA
- the yajC gene encoding preprotein translocase subunit YajC: MNALALAIVLQAEGATPGAPSPFGFLMPMVLIFGIFYLLLIRPQQKRQREHEQMLKAVGRGDRVVTTGGIHGTVVGESDEVLTVEVGMAGKERVRLKVERRGIERVLEKSKGGEGE; encoded by the coding sequence GTGAACGCGCTTGCCCTGGCGATCGTCCTCCAGGCGGAGGGCGCCACGCCCGGCGCGCCGTCGCCGTTCGGGTTCCTGATGCCGATGGTGCTCATCTTCGGGATCTTCTACCTGCTCCTGATCCGCCCCCAGCAGAAGCGTCAGCGCGAGCACGAGCAGATGCTGAAGGCCGTCGGCCGCGGCGACCGGGTCGTCACGACGGGCGGCATCCACGGGACCGTGGTCGGCGAGTCCGACGAGGTGCTCACCGTCGAGGTGGGGATGGCCGGCAAGGAGCGCGTCCGCCTCAAGGTGGAGCGCCGCGGGATCGAGCGCGTGCTCGAGAAGAGCAAGGGAGGCGAGGGCGAGTGA